Genomic segment of Marispirochaeta aestuarii:
CCGATCGCTGCCCGCACACAAGCAGAAAATTTTCAATATAGATTTCTATTTATATTGCTCTCACATTTTTTCTTTTCCATTTCAAAGCTTCCCCCTTACCCGCCCACAGATTCATGCCGGGCAATGAGCAATGCGAACGACCAGGTCAAGACAAGGATATGCTTACACAAGGTTCAGGAAAACATCTCCTCTTCACTTTTGATGATTGGTACTATTGGTAATTGTTCGTTGATACTGGTGGTGGTATACTGTATCAAATCATTCCCTGGTGGATATTTATCTTTGCATAGACAGGTCAATGCAACAAAATGAGACTTATGATCTCTGGCTTGAAAACACATCAATTCAGATCGTCTTCGAAAACCGTTCGATCCTGGTAGCTCCCTGGAATACCGATAACCCGGTATATACCGAGGATAGACGATCTGTACGGCGTTGAGGACTGCATGGGACCCCTCAGCCAGGACGATTACATTGGCCAGGCAACTGAGATTGTTCAGGAAACCGGAGCTGAATTTGTCTGCGGTTTTGAAATCGTGACATACACGGATAAGCAGGGTACCGTATATGCAGCTTCGCTTTCAGGTTACAAATATTTTCTGACTATTCATTGCCGGACATTCGAAATTGAATTACTGAGCTTTTTTATCCAGAGAAGGAGCAGCGAGTACGTGCACCAGGAATATAGCTTTTGACGCAGAATCCTTCTGAATAATTTACCCTCAAATACGAAGGAGAGATGAATGATTGAACTGCAGATATTTCTTGAGGTACTCCCGGGAAAAGAAGAAAAGCTGAAAATTACTTTTCGTGATATCTTTGTTCCGGCTGTTTCAATTCAGCAGGGGTTTATTAGTGTTCACCTGCTCAAGTACGGGAATGCCATGCGCTGCTATCAAATTCAGCTACGTTTTGAAACAGAACAGATGCGCCTGGCCTGGGTGGCCTCCGATGAACATCAGGATTCATTTCCCAGACTCGCTGAACTATGCAGCTCTGTAAGCTGGCAGGGCTTTGAGCTGGTGAATTAACAGAAAAAACATTCAGTTTTTTTACTCTTGGCGACCAGCAGAATGTCGAAGTTACATCGCGGCATACAAAACCTGCTAAATTTTCCACCAGGGCGCCTGATTCCCGCATGCCTGTTTGTATTCGCAGCCTCACGAACTGCTTGGTTAATAAAAAAACCAGGTCCGGCATCT
This window contains:
- a CDS encoding antibiotic biosynthesis monooxygenase, producing the protein MIELQIFLEVLPGKEEKLKITFRDIFVPAVSIQQGFISVHLLKYGNAMRCYQIQLRFETEQMRLAWVASDEHQDSFPRLAELCSSVSWQGFELVN